The Rhododendron vialii isolate Sample 1 chromosome 5a, ASM3025357v1 genome contains a region encoding:
- the LOC131325895 gene encoding tubulin-folding cofactor B yields the protein MGSRLQIQGDESVLLRITHSNLKSFSTDVRFSLQLTVKAVKEKMWKKCGTSVNSMGLELYDDMGAKISELSDNSRPLGFYSPQDGYRLHVIDFDPSSVTSGGWLEDTSLVEKYKISEEAYDKLDGTFRRFKGKLAHQNPSAHETKIPDNYVEELCAKIKVGDRCQVEPGEKRGVVKFVGQAETLGPGFWIGVQYDEPLGKHDGMVKGTRFFDCPLLHGAMVRPDKVQVGDYPERDLFEEEEI from the exons ATGGGGTCTCGCTTACAGATTCAAGGGGACGAGTCAGTTCTTTTACGCATTACACATTCCAACCTCAAGAGCTTCTCTACTGATGTTCGCTTTTCTCTTCAG TTGACAGTCAAAGCCGTGAAGGAAAAGATGTGGAAAAAATGTGGTACTTCTGTTAATTCAATGGGACTTGAGCTATATGATGACATGGGTGCCAAAATTTCAGAATTAAGTGATAACTCGAGGCCTCTTGGTTTTTATTCTCCACAGGACGG GTATCGATTGCATGTTATTGATTTCGATCCATCATCAGTTACCTCTGGCGGCTGGCTAGAAGACACGTCGCTTGTAGAGAAATACAAAATATCTGAAGAAGCCTACGATAAACTTGATG GCACTTTTAGGAGGTTTAAGGGTAAATTGGCTCATCAAAATCCTTCTGCTCATGAGACCAAA ATACCAGACAATTACGTGGAGGAACTCTGTGCAAAAATCAAG GTAGGAGATAGATGTCAGGTTGAACCAGGAGAGAAGAGGGGTGTTGTCAAGTTTGTTGGCCAAGCAGAAACTCTAGGACCTGGTTTCTGGATTGGTGTCCAATATGATGAACCACTGGGAAAACATGACGGAAT GGTGAAAGGAACACGCTTCTTTGATTGCCCGCTGCTTCATGGTGCAATGGTGAGACCAGACAAAGTACAG